The Urbifossiella limnaea genome has a window encoding:
- a CDS encoding glycosyltransferase translates to MPPPTAVDPLSLVVPVYNEAANFPNLLREVEAHVPQPFTLTVVYDFDADTTVPVAREFAQTRPWLRLVKNRHKGVVGALRTGFEVVARGPVLVVMADLSDDLRDVPRMLDLYRGGASVVCPSRYCPGGKQLGGPWLKRTMSRAAGLSLHLLVNFPTRDATNNFRLYDAALVNDLGVESVGGFELALELTAKAFRRGARIAELPTTWRDRVAGESRFNLKKWLPKYGYWYGYALLAGAERALGLLPGVGVGPVSSRP, encoded by the coding sequence ATGCCCCCGCCCACCGCCGTCGACCCGCTGAGCCTGGTCGTGCCGGTGTACAACGAGGCGGCCAACTTCCCGAACCTGCTGCGGGAGGTGGAGGCGCACGTCCCGCAGCCGTTCACGCTCACCGTCGTCTACGACTTCGACGCCGACACCACCGTGCCCGTGGCGCGGGAGTTCGCGCAGACCCGGCCGTGGCTGCGGCTCGTGAAGAACCGCCACAAGGGCGTCGTCGGCGCGCTCCGCACCGGCTTCGAGGTGGTGGCCCGCGGCCCGGTTCTCGTCGTCATGGCCGACCTGTCCGACGACCTGCGCGACGTGCCGCGGATGCTGGACCTGTACCGCGGCGGCGCGAGCGTGGTGTGCCCGAGCCGCTACTGCCCCGGCGGGAAGCAACTCGGCGGCCCGTGGCTGAAGCGGACGATGAGCCGCGCCGCGGGGCTGAGCCTCCACCTGCTGGTGAACTTCCCGACGCGCGACGCCACCAACAATTTCCGCCTGTACGACGCGGCCCTCGTCAACGACCTGGGCGTCGAGAGCGTCGGCGGGTTCGAGCTGGCGCTGGAACTGACCGCGAAGGCGTTCCGCCGCGGCGCGCGGATCGCCGAGCTGCCGACGACGTGGCGCGACCGGGTGGCCGGCGAGTCGCGGTTCAACCTGAAGAAGTGGCTGCCGAAGTACGGCTACTGGTACGGCTACGCGCTGCTGGCCGGGGCCGAGCGGGCGCTGGGGTTGCTGCCGGGAGTCGGCGTGGGGCCGGTCTCCAGCCGGCCGTAG